A portion of the Carya illinoinensis cultivar Pawnee chromosome 11, C.illinoinensisPawnee_v1, whole genome shotgun sequence genome contains these proteins:
- the LOC122281068 gene encoding snurportin-1, translated as MAPHDLRRPFKRPAISDQQRRRELSLQRQAQNRRDAQQHARCLASTLIYLQSPHPESTSEPQVEVEDEVELETEPDPEALASEIDIRQASKLRGSQARKWFARQLMLPEWMIDVPDQLAQDWYVFARPAGKRCFVVSTNGTTVSRLRNGSRLHHFPSALPNGARNRDASGSAQSYSILDCIFHESDHTYYVVDMVCWRGYSLYECTAEFRFFWLNSKLSETGACDPPSQYHRYRFSLVPVYNCDQLGLSAAYSGEAPYVKDGLLFYNKHAHYQTGNTPLALVWKDENCSQYVIDTDSKGQIPSQQQVVLELQDNGSLATSDDPPVVFGCLDGGFMQKSGLCSGNLLRFAIRNGGLSFVDGKLEKADLHYLGKSNRARAFADSYSKVMFQYMARHSPIRYDDLIGSISSSIDQENKPSDVQMDG; from the exons ATGGCACCCCACGATCTCCGCCGTCCGTTCAAACGACCGGCTATCTCCGACCAACAGAGGCGCAGGGAGCTCTCCCTGCAGCGCCAAGCACAGAATCGCCGCGACGCTCAGCAGCATGCCCGCTGCTTAGCCTCCACCCTCATATATCTCCAGTCCCCGCATCCCGAATCCACCTCAGAGCCCCAAGTCGAAGTCGAAGACGAAGTCGAGCTCGAAACCGAACCCGACCCTGAAGCTTTGGCGAGCGAAATCGATATTCGACAGGCCTCGAAGCTCAGAGGCTCCCAAGCTCGAAAATGGTTCGCTAGACAGCTTATGCTTCCCGAGTGGATGATCGACGTCCCCGATCAACTTGCTCAAGACTG GTATGTATTTGCAAGGCCTGCTGGGAAGCGATGCTTCGTCGTTTCGACAAACGGTACAACAGTTAGTAGGCTACGGAACGGTTCTAGACTGCACCATTTCCCATCTGCTTTACCCAACGGGGCTAGGAACAGAGATGCATCAGGCTCTGCTCAATCCTATTCTATTCTCGATTGCATCTTTCACGAG TCGGATCATACATACTACGTGGTCGACATGGTTTGCTGGCGGGGATACTCTCTCTATGAATGCACGGCAGAGTTCAGGTTCTTTTGGTTGAACTCTAAGCTTTCCGAGACTGGTGCTTGTGACCCGCCTTCTCAATATCATAGATACAGGTTTAGTCTGGTTCCGGTTTATAATTGTGACCAGCTTGGTCTGTCTGCGGCCTATAGCGGAGAAGCCCCTTACGTGAAAGACGGcttgttattttataataa GCATGCACATTACCAGACTGGAAATACACCGCTAGCATTAGTATGGAAGGATGAAAACTGCAGCCAATATGTCATTGACACAGATAGTAAAGGACAGATTCCAAGCCAACAACAG GTAGTTTTGGAGCTACAAGATAATGGGAGCTTGGCCACATCAGACGATCCTCCTGTGGTATTTGGCTGCTTAGATGGGGGATTTATGCAGAAG TCAGGATTGTGTTCTGGAAATCTTCTGCGCTTTGCAATCAGGAATGGAGGATTGAGTTTTGTGGATGGGAAGCTTGAGAAGGCTGATTTACATTATCTTGGCAAGTCCAATCGAGCACGTGCTTTTGCAGATAGTTACTCGAAG GTTATGTTCCAGTATATGGCTCGGCATTCTCCTATAAGATATGATGATCTGATAGGATCTATTAGCTCTTCAATTGATCAAGAAAACAAACCTTCCGATGTGCAGATGGATGGTTGA